A genomic segment from Clostridia bacterium encodes:
- a CDS encoding transketolase family protein, with product MADKIATRESYGKALAEFSDKYDIIVLDADLAAATKTGIFKKACPDRFFDCGIAEGNMMSTAAGLATCGKTVFASSFAMFAAGRSFEQIRNSICYPNLNVKIGATHGGISVGEDGATHQCLEDIGIMRTIPNMVVINPADDVEARAAVEAAIKHDGPVYLRFCRLATEVMYDKENFEFEIGKGITLKEGTDVTLIANGLMVEKAVEAAKLLEAEGISAGVLDMHTVKPIDKELVLKAAKETGAIVTAEEHNIYGGLGSAVAEVVCEGTPVPVLRVGTEDKFGKSGKPAELFELYGLTAENIVNKAKCAIALKK from the coding sequence ATGGCTGACAAAATCGCAACAAGAGAATCTTACGGCAAAGCTTTAGCTGAATTCTCCGATAAGTATGATATTATTGTTTTGGATGCTGACCTTGCGGCAGCGACTAAAACAGGCATATTTAAAAAGGCATGTCCCGATCGTTTTTTCGACTGCGGTATCGCAGAAGGTAACATGATGTCCACGGCAGCAGGTCTTGCAACCTGCGGTAAGACTGTGTTTGCAAGCTCCTTTGCGATGTTTGCAGCGGGTCGTTCTTTTGAACAAATCCGAAATTCCATCTGCTATCCGAATTTAAATGTTAAAATCGGTGCAACCCATGGCGGTATTTCTGTTGGTGAAGACGGTGCTACACATCAGTGCTTAGAAGATATCGGTATCATGCGTACCATTCCGAATATGGTTGTCATCAATCCCGCTGACGATGTGGAAGCGAGAGCAGCTGTGGAAGCGGCAATCAAGCATGACGGTCCTGTGTACTTAAGATTCTGCAGACTCGCAACAGAGGTTATGTACGATAAAGAAAACTTTGAGTTCGAAATCGGCAAGGGTATCACTTTAAAAGAGGGTACTGACGTAACGTTGATTGCAAATGGTCTGATGGTTGAAAAGGCGGTTGAAGCAGCTAAGCTTCTGGAAGCAGAGGGCATTTCTGCCGGAGTTTTGGATATGCATACCGTTAAACCGATTGACAAAGAACTGGTACTGAAAGCGGCAAAAGAAACCGGTGCAATAGTTACTGCGGAAGAACACAATATTTACGGTGGTTTGGGCAGTGCTGTTGCTGAGGTTGTTTGCGAAGGCACACCGGTTCCGGTATTGCGTGTGGGTACCGAAGATAAGTTTGGCAAATCCGGTAAGCCTGCTGAATTGTTTGAGCTTTACGGCCTGACCGCGGAAAACATTGTAAACAAGGCGAAATGTGCAATTGCACTTAAAAAATAA
- a CDS encoding L-fucose isomerase, which translates to MAKNRYVGDYPVIGIRPIVDGRRGPMRLRESLEDQVMTMAKAAKKLFEENLFYSNGDPVKVIIADSSIGRVPEAAACADKFKKEGVDITLSVTPCWCYGSETMDMDPNTIKGVWGFNGTERPGAVYLAAVLAGHAQKGLPAFGIYGHEVQDRDQVSEIPEDVKEKLLRFGRAALAVATMRGKSYLQIGSQCMGIAGSIMDQDFMESYLGMRVESVDEVEILRRMEEGIYNEEEYQKALKWTKEHCKEGRDDNPESVEFLGEERRIKFTPEEKEKQWEFTVKMYCIIKDLMAGNKNLPAGFEEEMVGHNAIAGGFQGQRQWTDHWPNCDYPEALLSSTFDYEGAREPYTLATENDVLNGLGMLFMRLLTHRAQIFADVRTYWSGDATERVTGYKLEGKAKESDGIIHLLNSGAACLDACGECKDENGNAIMKKWWEVTDEDIKKMTDATVWCEAGFDNFRGGGFSSHYTTKAEMPCTMIRLNLVKGLGPVLQIAEGWTVNLPDEVSDTLMERTNPTWPCTWFAPRCDGKEGSPFKTAYEVMQNWGANHGAISYGHIGADLITMCSMLRIPVCMHNVPEDQIFRPAAWNAFGMDKEGQDYRACSAYGPLYKK; encoded by the coding sequence ATGGCAAAGAACAGATATGTCGGTGATTATCCGGTAATCGGTATTCGTCCGATTGTAGACGGTCGTCGCGGACCCATGAGACTTCGTGAAAGCCTTGAAGACCAGGTTATGACCATGGCAAAGGCTGCAAAGAAATTATTTGAAGAAAATCTTTTTTATTCAAACGGTGACCCGGTAAAGGTTATCATTGCAGATTCCAGCATCGGTCGTGTGCCCGAAGCTGCAGCATGCGCTGATAAATTCAAAAAGGAAGGCGTTGACATCACATTGTCTGTAACACCTTGCTGGTGCTACGGCTCCGAAACCATGGACATGGATCCAAATACCATCAAAGGTGTTTGGGGCTTTAACGGTACAGAAAGACCCGGTGCGGTTTATCTTGCTGCAGTTTTAGCCGGACATGCACAAAAAGGTTTGCCTGCATTTGGCATCTATGGCCACGAAGTACAGGACAGAGACCAGGTTTCTGAAATTCCCGAGGACGTTAAGGAAAAGCTGTTAAGATTCGGTAGAGCGGCACTTGCTGTTGCAACCATGCGTGGTAAGAGCTATCTGCAGATTGGTTCGCAGTGCATGGGTATTGCCGGCTCTATCATGGATCAGGATTTCATGGAATCTTACCTTGGTATGCGTGTTGAATCTGTTGACGAGGTGGAAATTCTCCGTCGAATGGAAGAAGGTATCTATAACGAAGAAGAATATCAGAAGGCTCTCAAGTGGACAAAAGAACACTGCAAGGAAGGCAGAGACGACAACCCCGAATCTGTTGAATTCCTCGGTGAAGAACGCAGAATTAAGTTTACTCCCGAAGAAAAAGAAAAACAGTGGGAGTTTACTGTTAAGATGTATTGCATCATCAAAGATCTTATGGCAGGCAACAAAAACCTTCCTGCAGGCTTTGAAGAAGAGATGGTTGGTCATAACGCAATCGCAGGCGGTTTCCAGGGTCAGAGACAATGGACAGACCATTGGCCGAACTGCGACTATCCCGAAGCATTACTCAGCTCTACCTTTGACTATGAAGGCGCGCGTGAACCCTATACTTTAGCTACAGAAAATGACGTTTTGAACGGTTTGGGTATGCTGTTTATGAGATTGCTTACCCACAGAGCACAGATTTTTGCTGACGTTCGTACATATTGGTCCGGCGATGCAACCGAAAGAGTTACCGGCTATAAGCTGGAAGGCAAAGCGAAAGAAAGCGACGGTATTATCCATCTGTTGAATTCCGGTGCAGCATGCTTAGATGCTTGCGGTGAATGCAAGGATGAAAACGGTAATGCAATCATGAAGAAATGGTGGGAAGTTACCGATGAAGATATCAAGAAGATGACCGATGCGACCGTATGGTGCGAAGCAGGCTTTGATAACTTCAGAGGCGGTGGTTTCTCCAGCCATTACACCACAAAAGCGGAAATGCCCTGCACAATGATCAGATTGAATCTTGTAAAAGGCTTAGGTCCTGTGCTTCAGATTGCTGAAGGTTGGACTGTGAACCTGCCGGATGAAGTATCCGACACCCTGATGGAAAGAACCAATCCTACCTGGCCCTGCACCTGGTTTGCTCCCAGATGTGACGGCAAAGAAGGCAGCCCGTTCAAGACCGCTTACGAAGTAATGCAGAACTGGGGCGCAAATCACGGTGCAATCAGTTACGGTCACATTGGTGCCGACCTTATCACCATGTGCTCTATGCTCAGAATTCCGGTTTGCATGCACAACGTTCCCGAAGATCAGATTTTCCGTCCTGCAGCATGGAATGCTTTTGGTATGGATAAAGAAGGTCAGGATTATCGTGCTTGCTCCGCTTACGGTCCGCTCTATAAGAAATAA
- a CDS encoding rhamnulokinase: MKKMLAFDFGASSGRAILGTIENGKLTTKEMHRFSNDPVEAAGVFQWDILRLFFEIKQGILNCVNNGEKDIDSIGIDTWGVDVGFLDDKGRLIGNPVHYRDSMTDNMPEEAFDVLSKEEIYAKTGIQFCKFNTLFQLHAFNKQNYIPYKNATKMLFVPDLMNYLLTGEKKAEYTIASTSMLLDPAKRDWSEDILNSFEINPAILCDIVKPGTIIGKLTKELADELGCAEIPVVAVASHDTASAVVSVPAEGDDYVYISCGTWSLLGVETKEPILSDMEFTNEGGTEGNIRYLKNIMGLWLVQECKRHWDRRGVGKSFAELETLARAEKPFLSFIDPDDDRFMAPKDMPGRIAKFCEESGQPVPENHGQFVRCIMQSLAFKYRYAIEGLEKATGKKISTVNMVGGGIKDKMLCQFTANATGRKVVTGPTEATGYGNLMMQAYALGEVKNLQEIRDVIRNSENITEYLPEDVDAWNNAYDAFKKFMK, translated from the coding sequence ATGAAAAAAATGTTAGCGTTTGACTTTGGTGCAAGCTCAGGCAGAGCGATTTTGGGTACCATTGAAAACGGAAAATTAACCACTAAAGAAATGCACCGCTTCAGCAACGACCCCGTTGAAGCGGCAGGCGTTTTCCAATGGGATATCCTGCGTTTGTTTTTTGAAATCAAGCAGGGCATCTTAAATTGCGTAAACAACGGCGAAAAGGATATTGATTCCATTGGTATCGATACCTGGGGCGTTGATGTGGGTTTCTTAGATGACAAAGGCAGATTAATCGGCAATCCTGTACATTACAGAGATTCTATGACCGATAATATGCCGGAAGAAGCATTTGATGTTTTGTCCAAAGAAGAAATCTATGCAAAAACAGGTATTCAGTTCTGCAAGTTCAATACACTTTTCCAGTTGCACGCGTTTAATAAACAGAACTACATTCCTTACAAAAATGCAACAAAAATGCTGTTTGTGCCGGATTTGATGAACTATCTCTTAACTGGTGAAAAGAAAGCAGAGTATACCATTGCGAGTACGTCTATGCTTTTAGACCCTGCAAAGCGCGATTGGTCTGAAGATATTTTGAATAGCTTTGAGATTAATCCTGCTATTCTTTGTGATATTGTAAAGCCCGGTACCATTATCGGTAAACTTACCAAAGAACTGGCAGATGAGCTTGGCTGTGCGGAGATTCCGGTTGTTGCAGTTGCTTCGCACGACACAGCTTCTGCGGTTGTTTCTGTCCCGGCTGAAGGTGACGATTATGTTTACATCAGCTGCGGTACATGGTCGCTTTTGGGCGTAGAAACCAAAGAACCGATTTTATCCGATATGGAATTTACCAACGAGGGCGGTACAGAAGGCAACATCAGATACCTTAAAAATATCATGGGACTTTGGTTGGTGCAGGAGTGCAAACGTCATTGGGACAGACGAGGTGTTGGCAAATCCTTTGCTGAGCTTGAAACCCTGGCTCGTGCAGAAAAGCCTTTCTTGTCGTTTATCGACCCTGATGACGACCGCTTCATGGCTCCGAAAGATATGCCCGGCAGAATTGCAAAATTCTGTGAAGAGAGCGGTCAGCCTGTTCCTGAAAATCACGGACAGTTTGTACGTTGCATTATGCAGAGCTTAGCCTTTAAATATCGCTATGCAATTGAAGGTCTTGAAAAAGCAACCGGCAAGAAGATTTCTACCGTAAATATGGTAGGCGGCGGTATTAAGGATAAAATGCTTTGTCAGTTTACTGCAAATGCAACCGGCAGAAAGGTTGTTACAGGTCCTACCGAGGCTACCGGTTACGGTAACTTAATGATGCAGGCGTATGCATTGGGTGAAGTGAAGAATTTACAGGAAATCCGTGATGTAATCCGCAATTCGGAAAATATCACAGAATATTTGCCTGAAGATGTTGACGCATGGAATAATGCGTACGATGCATTTAAAAAATTCATGAAATAA
- a CDS encoding UvrD-helicase domain-containing protein, with amino-acid sequence MGEKVSTLNKEQLEAVQTIKGPVLILAGAGSGKTTVLINRIANMIANGIHPWNILAITFTNKAAKEINDRLSASLGADGEGVWASTFHSLGMRILMKFGAEIGIGSGFTIYDTADQKTLVKEVLKELNYDEKMFPVNSIISHISGAKDKMISPEQYEKTAGSAGYHAQQMSKIYSLYQKKLRKNNAVDFDDLITETVHLFEKCPEVLDFYQRKFLYVMVDEYQDTSHSQYRLVSALAEKHQNICVVGDDDQSIYRFRGADVTNILEFEKQFKDAKVIKLEQNYRSTTQILDVANEIIKNNKERKQKRLWSGKTDGSPVQLITVEHQHIEAHRIADIAERLRESGKNYGDMAVLFRTNAQSRVLEEVFLQRAIPYRLLSGVKFYDRKEIKDIIAYLRCINNPSDDVSVRRIINEPKRGIGATTVDKLSAIAATEDSSILYVINNIIQYDNLRSAAEKLIKFGKMMRDFKVASENMSVLELTAKILSESGYLDALKAENTVESETRIENLKEFSGLIKEFEDNNPDGTLAEFLDGVSLVSDIDNYDEEQDAVVMMTLHSSKGLEFPVVFMTGMEESIFPSFMSITEPGGVEEERRLCYVGVTRAKEKLYLLRTNSRTLFGSTTHNPKSRFLEEIPEELLHIEEPAKISFSGTDFASKKKDSEMPKISSTLFGGAKNTSPLRKTGDTNFKPGDRVSHKKFGEGTVLSVLPVGQDAKVTISFDSVGTKNLMAALAGLTKL; translated from the coding sequence ATAGGTGAAAAAGTGAGTACTTTAAACAAAGAACAGTTAGAGGCGGTACAAACCATAAAAGGCCCTGTTTTAATTTTAGCAGGTGCGGGCAGTGGTAAGACAACCGTTTTAATAAACAGAATTGCCAATATGATTGCAAACGGAATTCATCCCTGGAATATTTTGGCAATTACATTTACAAATAAGGCAGCAAAAGAAATTAACGACCGACTTTCTGCATCCTTAGGTGCAGACGGTGAGGGGGTTTGGGCAAGCACGTTCCATTCTTTGGGCATGCGTATTTTAATGAAGTTTGGCGCAGAAATCGGAATCGGTTCTGGGTTTACCATTTATGATACTGCCGACCAGAAAACACTCGTGAAAGAGGTTTTGAAAGAATTAAATTACGACGAAAAAATGTTCCCGGTAAACAGCATTATCAGTCACATCAGCGGAGCTAAAGATAAAATGATATCACCCGAGCAGTATGAAAAAACAGCGGGAAGTGCAGGCTATCACGCGCAACAGATGTCGAAAATTTACAGTCTGTATCAAAAGAAGCTTCGTAAAAATAACGCGGTGGATTTCGACGATTTGATTACCGAAACGGTGCATTTGTTCGAAAAATGTCCCGAAGTGCTGGATTTTTACCAACGTAAGTTTTTGTATGTAATGGTGGATGAGTATCAGGATACCTCACACAGCCAGTACAGACTGGTTTCTGCTCTTGCGGAAAAGCATCAGAATATCTGTGTTGTGGGCGACGACGACCAGTCTATTTACCGTTTCAGAGGTGCGGATGTAACCAATATTCTTGAATTTGAAAAGCAATTCAAAGATGCAAAGGTTATTAAGCTTGAACAAAATTACCGTTCTACAACACAGATTTTAGATGTTGCTAACGAAATTATAAAAAACAACAAAGAACGCAAGCAAAAAAGACTGTGGTCAGGAAAAACAGATGGTTCGCCTGTTCAGTTGATTACGGTTGAGCATCAGCATATTGAGGCGCATCGCATAGCGGATATTGCAGAGCGTTTGCGCGAGTCAGGAAAGAATTATGGGGATATGGCAGTTCTGTTCCGCACAAATGCCCAATCCCGTGTACTGGAAGAAGTGTTCCTGCAAAGAGCGATTCCTTATCGTTTGCTTTCGGGGGTTAAATTCTATGATCGCAAAGAAATCAAAGATATTATCGCTTATTTGCGTTGCATTAACAATCCGAGCGATGATGTGAGTGTCCGTAGAATTATTAACGAGCCGAAACGAGGCATTGGTGCTACAACAGTCGATAAACTTTCTGCAATTGCAGCGACCGAAGACAGTTCGATTTTGTATGTTATCAACAACATTATTCAGTATGATAACTTGCGTTCAGCAGCTGAAAAACTGATTAAATTCGGCAAAATGATGCGTGATTTTAAGGTTGCATCCGAGAATATGTCGGTTCTGGAGCTTACAGCAAAAATTCTTTCCGAATCCGGGTATTTAGATGCTTTAAAAGCTGAAAATACCGTAGAATCCGAGACACGCATCGAAAACTTAAAGGAATTTTCAGGTTTAATCAAAGAATTTGAAGATAACAATCCGGACGGTACTTTGGCAGAGTTTTTAGATGGTGTTTCACTTGTATCTGATATTGATAATTACGATGAAGAGCAGGATGCAGTGGTTATGATGACGTTGCATAGCTCTAAAGGTCTTGAATTTCCGGTTGTGTTCATGACCGGCATGGAAGAGAGCATTTTTCCTTCGTTTATGTCTATTACAGAGCCGGGGGGCGTGGAAGAGGAGCGTAGACTTTGCTATGTTGGTGTTACCCGTGCAAAAGAAAAGCTGTACTTGCTTCGTACCAATAGCAGGACACTGTTTGGTTCTACAACACACAACCCCAAATCCCGCTTTTTAGAAGAAATTCCGGAAGAGTTGCTTCATATTGAAGAACCTGCCAAAATAAGTTTTTCCGGCACAGATTTTGCATCCAAAAAGAAGGACAGCGAAATGCCAAAAATCTCTAGCACACTTTTTGGGGGTGCAAAAAACACATCTCCGCTGCGCAAAACGGGGGATACAAATTTTAAACCGGGAGATCGGGTTTCGCACAAAAAATTCGGTGAAGGTACTGTCCTTTCGGTACTGCCTGTAGGACAGGATGCAAAGGTTACCATTTCGTTTGACAGTGTCGGTACCAAAAACTTAATGGCTGCTTTGGCAGGCTTAACCAAACTTTGA
- a CDS encoding class I SAM-dependent methyltransferase, which produces MDIYQEFASVYDVLTEDVDYDSNVKYLEHILEKHLAFKPHLIAELACGTGNITKRLADKGYDVIGIDLAEDMLNVAREKCDDSVLLLNQDMTDFELYGTVDAVLCLLDSVNYIESEEKLLKMFRLVENYLEFGGAFVFDINSGYKLREVLSNNTFVRETEKVVSVWENEQDEGCVHFYLNFFLETDNGMYRRFYEEHTEYVYEIDKIVFLLEKAGFINITCYAENTFHAPDAKTERIYFVANKKGKKLEIN; this is translated from the coding sequence TTGGATATTTATCAGGAGTTTGCATCTGTGTATGATGTTCTGACCGAGGATGTGGACTATGATTCAAATGTAAAGTATTTAGAGCACATTTTAGAAAAGCATCTTGCGTTTAAACCGCATTTGATTGCAGAGCTTGCCTGTGGAACGGGTAATATAACAAAGCGATTGGCAGACAAAGGGTATGATGTGATTGGTATTGATCTTGCAGAAGACATGCTCAATGTTGCGCGAGAAAAATGTGACGACTCTGTTTTGCTTTTAAATCAGGATATGACTGATTTTGAACTTTACGGAACTGTTGATGCGGTTTTATGTCTTCTAGACAGCGTAAACTACATAGAAAGCGAAGAAAAGCTTTTAAAAATGTTCCGTTTGGTTGAAAACTATCTGGAATTCGGCGGTGCATTTGTTTTTGATATTAATTCGGGCTACAAATTAAGAGAGGTACTGTCAAATAACACATTTGTACGCGAAACCGAAAAGGTTGTATCTGTCTGGGAAAATGAGCAGGATGAAGGTTGTGTGCATTTTTACTTGAATTTTTTTCTGGAAACCGATAACGGAATGTACAGACGTTTTTATGAGGAACACACTGAATATGTATACGAAATTGACAAAATAGTTTTCTTGCTGGAGAAAGCGGGATTTATAAATATAACCTGCTATGCGGAAAACACTTTTCATGCTCCGGATGCAAAAACTGAACGTATTTATTTCGTTGCAAATAAAAAAGGAAAAAAACTGGAAATAAATTAA
- a CDS encoding cold-shock protein, which produces MAKGKVKWFNAEKGYGFIESEDGTDVFVHFSAIAMDGYKTLEEGAEVTFDVSEGAKGPQASNVVKA; this is translated from the coding sequence ATGGCTAAAGGTAAGGTTAAATGGTTTAATGCCGAAAAGGGTTATGGCTTTATCGAAAGCGAAGACGGTACTGATGTATTTGTACATTTTTCCGCAATCGCAATGGACGGCTATAAAACTTTAGAAGAAGGCGCAGAAGTAACATTTGATGTTAGCGAAGGAGCTAAAGGACCGCAGGCATCCAACGTTGTTAAAGCGTAA
- a CDS encoding stage III sporulation protein AA, which translates to MFERYFPREMLDEFSKFDSIQEIRVRADCAVLVTDSQKTHVTQHKTSCELVQKIFTSVCSNSVYALKEQIKQGFITIPGGHRVGICGRCVCDKGEIETITDISSLNFRVAREVLNCAAPILKKVNNMAENIVIISPPNSGKTTYLRDLCRLYALRGFMVAIVDERGELAPQVKGKSVFSFGKGVDVLQYAPKAQGMMLALRTMNPHIVATDEIGSDGEGHAVAEIAKCGVRIIATFHGANLDDFKRRFEMWHVFKYAVLLNREKKPEAFICLNG; encoded by the coding sequence ATGTTCGAGAGATATTTTCCAAGGGAAATGCTGGATGAATTCAGCAAATTTGATTCGATTCAGGAGATACGCGTGCGTGCGGATTGTGCAGTTTTAGTGACGGATTCACAAAAAACACATGTGACACAACATAAAACTTCCTGCGAATTGGTACAGAAAATTTTCACTTCAGTTTGCTCAAATTCCGTATATGCCCTGAAAGAACAGATTAAGCAGGGGTTTATTACCATACCAGGAGGCCATCGTGTTGGAATATGCGGCAGATGCGTTTGTGATAAAGGAGAAATCGAGACCATAACAGATATTTCAAGCCTGAATTTTCGTGTTGCCAGAGAGGTGTTGAATTGCGCGGCACCTATTTTGAAAAAAGTGAATAATATGGCGGAAAATATAGTGATTATTTCACCTCCGAACAGCGGAAAAACGACTTACTTAAGAGATTTATGCCGCTTATATGCTTTGCGCGGATTTATGGTTGCGATTGTAGATGAAAGAGGCGAACTTGCACCGCAAGTAAAAGGAAAATCTGTTTTTTCATTCGGTAAAGGGGTTGACGTGTTACAATATGCCCCGAAAGCCCAAGGGATGATGCTGGCACTTCGAACAATGAATCCGCACATTGTTGCAACAGACGAAATTGGAAGTGACGGGGAGGGACATGCGGTAGCTGAAATCGCTAAATGCGGTGTACGGATTATTGCAACCTTTCATGGAGCAAATTTAGATGATTTTAAAAGGCGGTTTGAAATGTGGCACGTTTTTAAGTATGCTGTTCTTTTAAATCGCGAGAAAAAACCGGAGGCCTTCATATGTTTAAATGGATAG
- a CDS encoding stage III sporulation protein AB → MFKWIGAMLIVAGMGLSGVDLYKKQKKELELTEAFLKVLTFMKDEMQYSKAYLDAVLEKCVHVTTESADFFQKIATGLQQEGAFKNLWDESVNDLENLNSAVKGELLEMGNILGNTDLDSQKNLICRTVEQIQSIKEDQEKTLKTRGTFYPKIGFSIGILVAILLF, encoded by the coding sequence ATGTTTAAATGGATAGGTGCGATGCTGATTGTGGCAGGAATGGGCTTAAGTGGCGTTGATTTGTACAAAAAACAAAAGAAAGAACTTGAATTAACAGAAGCTTTTTTAAAAGTTCTGACTTTTATGAAAGATGAAATGCAATATTCCAAAGCATACCTGGACGCGGTTTTAGAGAAATGTGTGCATGTTACAACCGAATCCGCCGATTTTTTTCAAAAAATCGCTACGGGATTACAGCAGGAAGGTGCGTTTAAAAATCTATGGGATGAGTCGGTAAATGATTTGGAAAATCTCAATTCTGCTGTTAAAGGTGAACTACTGGAAATGGGGAATATTCTTGGAAACACCGATTTGGACTCGCAAAAGAACCTGATTTGCCGCACGGTGGAACAAATACAAAGCATAAAAGAGGATCAGGAAAAGACTCTGAAGACAAGAGGAACTTTTTATCCGAAAATCGGATTTAGTATCGGGATTTTAGTTGCAATTTTACTTTTCTAG
- the spoIIIAC gene encoding stage III sporulation protein AC, whose amino-acid sequence MDTDVIFKLAAIGLLVAIINQLLVKSGRDEQGLIVVISGLILAMLLMIDQIDKLFDAVRSTFGL is encoded by the coding sequence ATGGATACAGATGTGATTTTTAAGCTTGCAGCAATCGGACTTTTGGTTGCAATAATTAATCAGCTTCTTGTTAAATCAGGCAGGGATGAGCAGGGGCTGATTGTTGTGATTTCGGGCCTGATACTTGCTATGCTTCTGATGATTGATCAGATTGACAAGCTGTTTGATGCCGTTCGCTCTACATTTGGCTTATGA
- a CDS encoding stage III sporulation protein AE, whose protein sequence is MKKILMILVMLLLSGNNVYALPENVQEMYDASGAQEILSVDNSFFESNAPDKIIEKLSTGEGFAVSSVFDEIVAFLLKTLKRNVGLCFTVIATGYIVGLYSNIQSGVGGKGVSECGFIISYCVFAGILTIAFSGISDTALEITENLSVMVKSLMPILISLLITSGGVVSGSLLSSVLIGIANVVLLVVENLVAPLIYCSFGMSVAGNMSDKIRLTKSVSFLHKIIKWVLLFVMAAFGSLFGIYGLSGTTMDATTGKLVRFAIGSGVPLVGGIAADSFESVLATLVVSKNLIGVTGVVVILVVLLGPVLETTVMMWIFRLCTVIMEPFSDGRIIRLLTDTSECISMLFAVLISVGLIFIGGVGVILVVGNFTMG, encoded by the coding sequence ATGAAAAAAATACTTATGATTTTAGTAATGCTTCTTTTGTCCGGCAACAATGTATATGCCTTGCCGGAGAATGTGCAGGAAATGTATGATGCATCCGGGGCACAGGAAATTTTAAGCGTAGACAATTCGTTTTTTGAATCAAATGCGCCCGATAAAATTATTGAAAAGCTTTCAACCGGAGAGGGCTTTGCGGTTTCGTCCGTATTCGATGAGATAGTCGCTTTTTTGTTAAAGACTCTTAAAAGAAACGTCGGACTATGTTTTACTGTTATTGCAACAGGCTACATCGTGGGCTTGTATTCAAACATTCAAAGCGGAGTCGGTGGAAAAGGTGTTTCGGAATGTGGCTTTATTATATCTTATTGTGTCTTTGCAGGCATTCTGACAATAGCGTTTTCAGGAATTTCAGACACAGCGTTGGAAATAACAGAAAATCTGTCAGTGATGGTTAAATCGCTGATGCCGATTCTGATTTCACTTCTGATAACGTCAGGCGGTGTTGTGTCAGGTTCATTACTGTCATCTGTGCTGATCGGGATTGCAAATGTTGTTCTTCTGGTTGTTGAAAATCTTGTTGCACCTTTGATTTACTGCTCTTTTGGAATGTCTGTTGCAGGAAACATGTCTGACAAAATCAGACTTACAAAATCTGTTTCGTTTTTGCATAAAATTATAAAATGGGTTTTGCTGTTTGTTATGGCGGCATTTGGGAGTTTGTTTGGAATTTACGGATTATCGGGGACAACTATGGATGCGACCACAGGAAAGCTTGTTCGTTTTGCAATCGGCTCCGGTGTTCCTTTGGTCGGTGGCATTGCCGCAGACTCCTTTGAGTCTGTATTAGCGACTCTGGTCGTGAGTAAAAATCTGATTGGCGTTACCGGGGTTGTAGTGATTCTTGTTGTATTGCTGGGGCCTGTGTTGGAAACTACTGTCATGATGTGGATTTTCAGACTTTGCACAGTTATAATGGAGCCGTTTTCAGACGGACGCATAATACGGCTTTTAACAGACACTTCGGAATGTATATCCATGCTTTTTGCAGTGCTGATTTCAGTTGGATTGATTTTTATTGGCGGAGTTGGTGTGATTCTCGTTGTTGGAAATTTTACGATGGGGTGA
- a CDS encoding SpoIIIAH-like family protein — protein MSFKKISILFLAVLLCISIGLNWNYNEKESGDTAKLLGEAAYVSSNVEVEENDYESQKIKCEVAREKALALLEEVLQNPASDKKQYDEAQAKKVAIASAIEAEALSCVQLESKGYADAVVYITGDGASVYLPDTELSAVQVLQIQEIVASTANLLPEKIKIALYS, from the coding sequence GTGAGTTTCAAAAAAATATCAATTCTTTTTTTAGCAGTTCTTTTATGTATATCTATCGGCTTGAATTGGAATTATAATGAGAAAGAAAGTGGTGACACAGCTAAGCTTTTGGGGGAAGCGGCATATGTCAGCAGCAACGTAGAAGTGGAAGAAAATGATTATGAAAGTCAGAAAATAAAATGTGAGGTTGCTCGTGAAAAAGCTCTGGCACTGTTAGAAGAGGTTCTTCAGAACCCTGCTTCCGATAAAAAGCAGTATGATGAAGCACAAGCCAAAAAAGTGGCTATCGCTTCTGCAATTGAGGCTGAAGCTTTAAGCTGTGTTCAGCTTGAAAGCAAAGGATATGCAGATGCTGTGGTATATATAACTGGGGACGGCGCATCGGTATATCTTCCGGATACCGAACTGTCTGCAGTTCAGGTTCTTCAGATTCAGGAGATTGTTGCAAGCACAGCAAATCTCTTGCCGGAAAAAATAAAAATCGCATTATATAGTTGA